CGCTTCACCAGCACCGGCGTCGCGGCCGGGTCGAGGCCGGAGGCGAGCTCGGCCGTCTCGAGGATGATTTCCAGCGGGTAGCGGGCGGCATCGCGACCGAGCGCGTAGGGCGTGTCCCCGCTGGCCCGGGCATGCAGTTCGCGCTCAGGCAGAAAGCCCAGGTCGCGCGACTCCAGCAGGTGGGAGCGCAACGCCTCGCGGAGCCGCTCCAGGACCGGCCGGTGCTCGGGCCGGGCGGCGAGATTGTGCACCTCGTCGGGGTCGGTGGTGAGGTCGTAGAGTTCCTCCGGCGCCTTCGGCACCTGCCAGAAGAGCGACTGGGCCGCATTGGTTTTCCCTTGGTCGAAGTGCGCGCGCCAGATCCGGGTGGTCGGGGTCTGGAACTGATAGCCGACGTGTTGCCCCTGCGAAACCTGCGGCAGGTAGTTCCGCACATACACATAGCGGCCGTCCGTCACGCTGCGGACCAGGTCCAGCCGCTCGTCCATGCGGCCCCGCTCGCCGAAGAGCAGCGCGCGGCCCGGAGCGGCATGGGGTCCGGCAAAGGCCTGACCCTGCATCCAGGCGGGTGGCGGGGTTCCGCCCAGACTCAGGAGCGTCGGCGCCAGATCCACAAAGCTGACGAACCGCGCGGACTCACCGCCCGGGGTGTAGTCCGCGGGCGCCAGGTGGCGCCAGCGTTCGGGGAAGTAAACCACCAGCGGGACATGCAGGCCGGAGTTCGACGGCCTGCGCTTGCTCCGCGGCATGCCGCTGCCGTGGTCGCCGTAGTAGAAGATGATGGTGTCTTCCGCCAGGCCGGCCGCCTCGATCTCCCGCAGGCGCGCGCCGGCGTCGGCGTCGGCCTCGCTGACCTTGTCGTAGTATTGGGCCCAGTCCTGGCGGACCTCGGGCGTGTCCGGATGGTAGGCCGGGACGCGTACCTTCGCCGGATCCGTGACCGCCACGTGCGGACGTTTCCGGATCTGCGATTCATGGCTCTTCATGGAGTTGAAGATCGCGAAAAACGGCTGGCCCGGCGCCCGGTTTCGCCAGTGGGCGGTTTTCGACGATTCATCCCAGAGGTCGGCCGGCGCGCGGAGGTTGTAGTCCTCCTTGTCGTTGTTCGTGGTGTAATAGCCGGCCGCCCGCAGGTAGTGCGGGTAGAGATGCATCCCCGGCGGCAGGGACACCATCGAGCGCATGTGGATGCCGCCGGAACTCAACGGATAAAGGCCGGAGATGATCGCGGTGCGCGCGGGCGCGCACACCGGGGCGGTGGACCAGACGAGCCGGTAACGCATGCCCTGCGCGGCGAGAGCATCGATGTTCGGCGTGCGCGCCAGCGGGTCGCCGTAGCAGCCCATCTCGGGGCCGTGGTCCTCGCTGGTGAGCCAGACAATGTTCGGACGTTCCTGGGCCGCATGGCCGCCCAACGCGGTCAGCAGCAACACCGTGGCCAAGCGGAGTAGGTTCATGGGAATTTCGCGGGGTCGGTGCCGGCGGGTTCAGGGCTCGCGCAAGCAATGGAAGGCGAGGCAAAGGGACCGAAGGGCGGGGGTAACGCGCACCCCGCATGAGCAATCCAGTTTTGGCCGGCACGCAAGAATTCCCATACTGACCACGAGCTTCGCCCACCGCATGATTCATCTCATCGCCGGTCCTGGGGTTGTCCGAAATACACAGACTCCGACTGATTCAACCCCCAGCCCCAAGGGCTGACCTCGTCTGGTTGCCTTGGGCGGTTGGATGCGGGCGTGACGGCAGAAGCATGCGGGCGCGGCGGGTTCGGGGCTTGTGCCACGCGCCGGGCGCGGCAGGGTGACGGCTGCCATGAGAACGGTCGCGCGCTTGATCGGTTTTTTTCTGGGTCTGATCGCTGCCGGATGTTGGGCGGCGGAGAGCCGCTATGGCACGTTGCCGCCGGGCGCGCGGAGCGTGTCGGAGTTGTCCGATGTGGCCGCGGAGATTTGCCGCGATCATCTCTTTGATCCCGCCACGACGGGCGTTTCGCTGCCGGCGGGTTATCGGTGGGTCACCGTGGAGGAGTCGGCCAAGAGCGATCCCGCAGTCGCGACCTTCCTGCGGGAGCATCCGCAGGTGGCGCGTTATGCGTTGGGGAGCGTGTGCTTTCTGTCGGTCGGCCGGTTTCTCGTCGATGGGGTGAGTCCGGTGCCGGCGGGCCGCACGCCGATGGCCTTCTGGTGGGCGCGCGTCGAGGGGCCGCGTGACGGGCGCATGCGCGGGCCGCTGGAGTGGATCCAGCTGGCGAGTTGGTATTCGCGCGAGGTGCCGAACCGGGCGGCGGTGCTGGCCACGGATCCGACCGCGGAGTTTGTCGACCTGGCGGTGGACGAGACCAAGCCCGGGGTCTGGCGCCTGCACCTCGCCCTGGAAGGGGAAACCCTCGAGGCGGAGGTGAGTTGCCACGGCGAACCGGAACCGCGGCGGAGTTCGGCGGACAACTTCATGTCCGTCGCGATGGGCGGCAAGGCGGCGGGACAATTCTGGGTGATCACCTATTTCGGGCACCACCATCGGCCGGCCGCGGGCACTTGGCGTGCGACCGGCCGGGGCGTTTTCACCACGGCGTGGCAGATCCCCGGGGAGGCCGGAACCTTTGGCACGCTGTTCCAAAGCGGTTGGTCGGCGCTCTCCGGCCTCTACGCCACACCGGCCGTGTCCGGCGCCCCCTGACGGGAGAATGGGAGCGGCGAGTCTCGGGCTTGGACGGAGCGTGACGGCCGGACGCCTCGTGCGTGCAAATCAGCAAACAACGGCCCCGTCCTGCTGCTGCATTGCACGCAGCGTTCCTGGGGGCTTGAGCGAAGCGGACACAAAAAAGCCCGCGTCCAAGACGCGGGCTCGAGATGAACGAACGAGGCTGAACCGGAGGCTCAGGCGCGGCGCTGCCGGCGATGGGCAAGAATACCCACCAGACCGACAAGGCCCCAGATCAGCGCGATTGAACCGTGATCCGGCACGCCGGCGGCATCACCGTTGATGCGCACGCCCAGGTGCAAGTGGTCCCACGCATTCGCATAATTGGCCTGCCAACCGTAGTTGCCGGAGGCCTGGGAGTATTGCGCCAGGGGGTTCGGCGCAGCATCGGGCATCGTGCCAGCGATGTTGCTGTCGGGCATGAAGGAAACCCAGTAGGTGCCGGCGGCGATGCTCCAGTTGAGGCCGAAGACGCCATACCAGGAGAGCGGATCTGAACCACCCATGGCCAAGGCGGAGGAGTAGAGCACCGCGCCCGGGTTGTAGCTGTTGTCCGCATGCAGCGCAAACGTCACATTGCCGGCGGTGCCCCACTGGTTGCTGAAGTACCCCTCGACGCTGCTGATCACCGTGTCTTGGGTGACGTTGAACTCGGCGCCGAAGTATTGCCAGTTGGCGAAGCTCCACGGCGTGGAGTCGTCTGGGGTGCCGGTATCGACGATCACATCTGCTCGTGCGTGGATCGCGAGGGATCCGAGGCAAAGCAAGGATAGGACTGCGGACTTGAGGGCATTAATTTTCATAGGGTGGGTTCTATTGGGGATGAAGGACGGGTAACAGTTGCTGTGTGCAGCGTGCGGCTGGTCACCGCGCGATCGTTAATGCAATAAAAGTGCCAAAACAAAAATACTCTAAAATAGACGCCCTTTATATTAATGTGCATTGGTTTAAGGGATTGTAATCCCCCGAGACCAAGCAGTGATTCCTCTCCAAGTCGTAAACAAAAGCGACGTTTCAGAGCCAAACTGAAGACGTCGCGTTAGCGTGGCGGGAGCAGGCTTGGTCGGTGGATGATTTTCTGGGTGGCGATCACCAGCAGCTGGGCTCCGGTGCCCGCGACGCACCAGTTGCCGATAGCCTGGGGATCCAGCTTGAGCCGCCTGCTGCCGCGCCAGACCAGCCCGAGGAGGATGACGCAGACGATGAGCGCGACCGTGTATTGGCCCAGGCCCAGCCGGGCGGAGATGAATGCCTCGTCCTGTTTGGCGAAGCCGCCGAGGAGCAGGGAGAACGTCCGGCAGTAAAGCGGGAAGAACAGGAAGGGGTAGGCGTAAACCGTTCCGAATTTCTCCACGACGATCCAGGCCGCCGCGGCCATCAGGATCGAGCAGCCCGGCCCGCCCAGGCTGCTCGCCACCGCCTGCCAATCCTCGCGATAATGCCCGCTGGTGGGCCAGGCTAAGTTCAGATTCATGCTCATCGGATTGCCGAGCAGCGCGCCCACCAGCCAATGGCCGAACTCATGGAACAGGTTGTGGGCAAAGGCGGCGGCGAGCAGCACGAGGAGAAGACGTGTCGTGAGCTTGCGATCCGTCGGGGCCAGATAGAGCCGCATGATTGCCTCCGGGGCAGGGAGTCAGACGAGGATGACCGCTGGTCGGTGAAGGTGAAGAATGAACGCGTGGCTCAATCGGCCGCTGGGTCGGCAAGGGGTTGGTTGGGGCAGAAGGCCTGTCGGTCTTCAACGCGATGCCGGCCAGTCAAGATGACATCTTTAGCTCGCACCAGCGCTCCGTGCCGGCCCCGGCCGCGGATGCCAGACCCCGGCGGCGGTCGCTATGTGTTTGCCTCACGGCTGGTCGGATTCTTTCCTGCCCCGCATGACTATCCGCTTTTTCGGAAGCCTCGTGACCGGAGTTGTGCTGTCCCTTGTCCTCACGGCTCAGGAAAAACCTCAGGTCTTCCGCGGCGCCCAGATTTTTCCGATCGCCGGGGAACCCTTGGCCGACGGGGTGCTCGTGGTTTCTGCCGGCAAGATTGTCGCAGTCGGAGCAACCGGCCAGGTGTCCATTCCCGCCGACGCCGTCATTCATGATATGTCCGGCAAGGTCCTGATGCCGGGACTCGTCGACTCCCACAGTCACATCGGCGGTGCCAGCGGGGGCGACGCCTCGAGTCCGCTTCAGCCGGAGACACGCGTGCTTGATTCCATCGACGCCCGCGATGCCTCGATTCAAAAAGCGCAGGCCGGCGGGGTCACCACCGTCAACGTCATGCCTGGCTCCGGCCATCTCATCAGCGGTCAGACGCTTTATCTCAAGCTCCGCGAGGCGGGCACGGTGAACGGGCTCCTCATCGAGCTGCCCGACGGCTCCGTCGCCGGCGGCCTCAAGATGGCCAACGGCACCAACTCCATCAAGGCGAGCCCCTTTCCGGGCACGCGCGGCAAATCTGCGGCGTTGGTCCGCGCGCAATACATCAAGGCGCAGGAATACCGCACCAAGGTCCGCAATGCCAATGGTGACCCGGAAAAGGCGCCGCCGCGCGACCTCGCGCTGGAAAAACTCGTCGAGGTCCTCGACGGCCGGCGCATCGTCCATCACCACTCCCACCGGGCCGACGACATCGTCACCGTCCTGCGCATCGCCCGGGAGTTCGGCTACACTCCCGTGCTGCACCATGTGAGCGACGGCTGGGCCGTGGCGGAGGAAATCGCGGCGGCCCGGGCACCCTGCTCGGTCATCATCGTGGACTCCCCGGGCGGCAAGCTGGAGACGAAGGACCTCGACTGGCGCACACCCGCCATCCTCGAAAAGGCCGGCGTGCTCGTCGGGCTGCACACCGACGATGGGATCCTCGACTCGCGCCGGTTCCTCCGCTCGGCCGGGCTGGCCGTGCGCGCCGGCATGACCCGCCAGGGCGCGCTCGCGGCCGTCACCCTCGCCAACGCCACCATGCTCGGCCTGGACAAGCGCGTGGGCTCGCTCGAGCCCGGCAAGGATGCCGACTTCATCGTGCTCTCCGGCGATCCGCTGAGCGTCTACACGCACGTGGAGCAGACCTGGGTCGAGGGCCGGATGGTCTTCGACCGCTCCGACCCGGCCGATCATTTGCAGGCGGTTGGAGGACCGGGCGCCGGCGAGTCCCGCCGCGCCCACCTTTGCTGCTACACCAGCGCCTGGGACTTGATCCAGGCCGCCCAGGGAGGTGCCCAATGAAAATTAACGCCCGACTCCGTCTCCTCCTGCTCGCCTGCCTCCTCGCGCCGGCGCTGCGCGCGGCCGAAACCCTCGCCATCCTCGGCGACACGGTGCACACGCTCACGGGCGCGCCGCTGACAAACGGCGTCGTCCTGCTGCGCGACGGCAAGATCGAGGCGGTGGGCCCCGCCGCGACGCTGCCGGTTCCCGCGGGCTACCGCGTGGTCCGCGCGGCGGTTGTCACGCCGGGCCTCATCGATGCCCACGGCACCGTCGGCCTGTCCGGGCTGCTCAATCAGCCGCACGACCAGGACATGCTGGAGCGGTCCGCCGCCATCCAGCCCGAGTTGCGCGCCATCGACGCCTACAACGCCAAGGATCCCCTCGTCGCCTGGGTGCGATCCTTCGGCGTCACCACCGTCAACACGGGCCATGCCCCCCGCGCGCTGGTCTCCGGCCAGACCATGATCGTGAAGACCTTCGGCCGGACGACCGACGAGGATGTGATCGTCCCTGCCGCCATGACCTCCGTCACGCTCGGCGCCGACGGCCTGGCGCAGGGCGACGGTGCCGGCCCGGGCGCACCCGGCAAGTCGCCCGGCAACCGCTCGAAGGCCATTGCCATGCTGCGCGCGGAACTCATCAAGACGCAGGAATACGCGCGCAAGCTCGCGGCCAAGGATGAGACCAAGCGTCCGGACCGTGACCTCAAGTATGAAACCCTGCTGCGCGCCCTCGACGGCAGCCAGCCGCTGCTCGTGACCGCCAACCGCCACCAGGACATCCTGTCGGCCCTGCGCGTCGCCCAGGAATTCAACCTCCGCATCATCCTTGATGGCTGCGCCGACGCCCTGCTGGTGCTCCCGGAAATCAAGGCCAGCGGCTTTCCCGTCATTGTCCATCCCACGATGCAGCGCAGTTTCGGGGACATGGAAAACCTCAGCATGGAGACAGCCGCGAAGCTGCATGCCGCGGGCGTGCCGATCGCCCTGCAGAGCAGTTATGAGGCCTACGTGCCGAAAACCCGGGTTGTGCTCTTTGAGGCCGCCGAGGCCGCCGCCCAGGGGCTGGGCTTCGAGGCCGCGCTTGCGAGCATCACGCGCGGTGCCGCCCGAATCCTCGGGATAGACAGCCGCACCGGTGCGCTGGCCGCAGGCCTCGATGCCGATTTGGCCCTCTTCGACGGCGATCCTTTCGAGTACACCACCCATTGCACCGGCACCATCATCGGCGGCCGGCTCTATGCCCCCTGATCCGGCCGCCCACCGGGCCGGTCGATTTCGCGCCCGCGGGGAAGCCAAAGACTTCTTTGGCTCGGCTTACCCCAAGCCCCAGGGCCTGACCCATCCGGTTGCCCTGACCCCGTCCGGTTGCCCTTCCGGTCGCCTGAAGTCTTACGATTGGCGTTCCGGCTGGTCAGGGACTGTGTGGCGGGTAGGGTGGTTGCATGAATCGCAAGGAATTCCTCACGGGTGCGGGGGCGATGGCGGGCGTGGCGTTCCTGCCGGCGTCGCTACAGGCGGCCACCGCAGAGGAGGCGGAGGAGATTCGAGCCTTCGTGCGCGAGGTCTATCGGGTCTACTCTGTGACCATGGACCCTGTCGCCTACCGGGCCTTGCTGGCCGAGGGCTACCTGCTGCTGGAACATGGCGAAATCATGACCGTCGATCAGGACGTCGCGGCCCTGCCCAAGCCCGAGAACGATTTCAAGCGGACCGATGGCTTTGAGTTTCACCAAGTGAAGGCGGCGGGGGACATGGCTTGGGCCGTCTACACGCTCCGGTCAGACATCTATGACAGCAAGCGGGGTGCACGCCATCGCGACTACCTGGAGAGCATGGTGCTGCGTCGCTCCGGCAAGGGCTGGCAGGTGGCGCTCCTGCATTCGACGCGGATCGAACCGGCGAGGAAGTAAGCGAAAGATAGAAAACGGAGCCATGGTGGCGGACCGGACGGTTGGATGCAGGCGCAGTGGCTGAACCGGCGGTCAGGCTGCTTTAGTCAAAAATCAAGACATGACGTCTTCAGATTGGTCTTATAGGTCGACGAATGAGAAAAGGTGAAAGGTAAGGCATGACCCCTTTGGCTCTTCCCGCGAATCCTCGAAATCCGTCCTCACCCGCATCCGCCAACTCCGGGAAACCGCCATGGCCGATGCCCGTTACCGCCGGGAACGCGAGCTGAAGCAAAACGCCGGCAACCGCTTCCTGGACTCCTACCTCGCGCAAGAGCGCGAAGCGGCGACCCGGCTGGTGGAATCGCAGCCGGGCCCGGCCGTGACGTCGGGCGCGGCCTTCGACTTCCAGGGTCGCCTCAAGGGTTCCGGACAGGCGTCCCGCCGCCGCTGCGCCAGCTGCCTCGGCTCGGGCAAAGCAGGCTATGTCACCGGCAGCCGGTTTGAATCCACGGCGACCGGCCAGGAAGTCGCCGCACCGTCTTGCTCCGCCTGCAACGGCACCGGCTGGCGTTGAGCCGGGAGCTTGGTCGGAGCGCCAGCGGGAAAGCGGCTGAGTCGCACCGGAATTGCGGGGCCGCGGGCTTGTCGGCTTCGTCGAGATTCATGGCCTGACGTAGTCTGATCGGTCCCGGATCGACCCTGATTTGCCGGACTCCGACAGTTTCAACCCCAAGCCCCAAGGCCTGACCCCGTCCGGTTGCCCAAGGGTTCCGGACAGGCGTCCCGCCGCCGCTGCGCCAGCTGCCTCGGCTCGGGCAAAGCAGGCTATGTCACCGGCAGCCGGTTTGAGTCCACGGCGACCGGCCAGGAAGTCGCCGCACCGTCTTGCTCCGCCTGCAACGGCACCGGCTGGCGTTGAGCCGGGAGCTTGGTCGGAGCGCCAGCGGGAAAGCGGCTGAGTCGCACCGGAATTGCGGGGCCGCGGGCTTGTCGGCTTCGTCGAGATTCATGGCCTGACGTAGTCTGATCGGTCCCGGATCGACCCTGATTTGCCGGACTCCGACAGTTTCAACCCCAAGCCCCAGGGCCTGACCCCGTCCGGTTGCCTCCAAGCCCCAAGGCCTGACCCCGTCCGGTTGCCCCACAATTCTCGAACGTCCTCTTGATTCAGCCGCACGACCCGGCGCCGAGGTAAAGCATGACCCCGTCCGGTTGCCCTCCCGGCTTCAGGCGGACTCCCCAGGTTTTATCTCCGGTCCACTGTCCGTCAAATCAGGGCAACCCTAGCACGCTCACTTCCGGCCACCCTGACGTCCTCCGATTGGCTACGGGCTTTGCGGTTTGGGCGGGCGGCGGACAGCGGTGGAGAGCTTGGCGATCAAGTCGGGGAGGCGGGCTTTGTAGGCGGCAAGATCCCAGGTGAGATCCCAGCGCTTCAGGTAATCGGCCATGGGTGGCAGGCCCACGGCGGCGCGACGTTCGTCCACGTGGTCGGGATCGATCATCGCTTGGACATAGAGGGCACCGCCGCCGTCGGAGCGCAGCTGGCTGCCGTAGATCTGCGGGCGGCCCTCGTGCAGTTCGATGCGGTCTTCGAGCAGAGCGAGCGAGGAACCGCGGGCCTTGCCGGCTTTCACGGCCTCGCGCATGGCGGGCAGGTATTTCTTTTGGGTCGGCAGGTTGCTGTGCTGGATGACGAGGAAGAAAGCGCCGCTGGCGTCGGGACCGACATCGTCGGGACCGAGCCAGCCGTGCTGGGCGAGGATGGCTTCGAGTTTCGGAAGATTGGCGGCGTCTGCCTCCTGCATGTTCCGGGTCAGCGTGCGCATCTCGGCATCGGGGACCGGATGGATGCGGGCGAGTTCGTTGTAAGCCTCGCGGTATTTCTGGTCCGACTCCACGATCGCCAGCAGTTC
This DNA window, taken from Oleiharenicola lentus, encodes the following:
- a CDS encoding DUF6624 domain-containing protein produces the protein MRVILVLLLLATGAAAEQSPADRTVGRPEFAAVRTELLAIVESDQKYREAYNELARIHPVPDAEMRTLTRNMQEADAANLPKLEAILAQHGWLGPDDVGPDASGAFFLVIQHSNLPTQKKYLPAMREAVKAGKARGSSLALLEDRIELHEGRPQIYGSQLRSDGGGALYVQAMIDPDHVDERRAAVGLPPMADYLKRWDLTWDLAAYKARLPDLIAKLSTAVRRPPKPQSP
- a CDS encoding amidohydrolase family protein encodes the protein MKINARLRLLLLACLLAPALRAAETLAILGDTVHTLTGAPLTNGVVLLRDGKIEAVGPAATLPVPAGYRVVRAAVVTPGLIDAHGTVGLSGLLNQPHDQDMLERSAAIQPELRAIDAYNAKDPLVAWVRSFGVTTVNTGHAPRALVSGQTMIVKTFGRTTDEDVIVPAAMTSVTLGADGLAQGDGAGPGAPGKSPGNRSKAIAMLRAELIKTQEYARKLAAKDETKRPDRDLKYETLLRALDGSQPLLVTANRHQDILSALRVAQEFNLRIILDGCADALLVLPEIKASGFPVIVHPTMQRSFGDMENLSMETAAKLHAAGVPIALQSSYEAYVPKTRVVLFEAAEAAAQGLGFEAALASITRGAARILGIDSRTGALAAGLDADLALFDGDPFEYTTHCTGTIIGGRLYAP
- a CDS encoding amidohydrolase family protein, encoding MTIRFFGSLVTGVVLSLVLTAQEKPQVFRGAQIFPIAGEPLADGVLVVSAGKIVAVGATGQVSIPADAVIHDMSGKVLMPGLVDSHSHIGGASGGDASSPLQPETRVLDSIDARDASIQKAQAGGVTTVNVMPGSGHLISGQTLYLKLREAGTVNGLLIELPDGSVAGGLKMANGTNSIKASPFPGTRGKSAALVRAQYIKAQEYRTKVRNANGDPEKAPPRDLALEKLVEVLDGRRIVHHHSHRADDIVTVLRIAREFGYTPVLHHVSDGWAVAEEIAAARAPCSVIIVDSPGGKLETKDLDWRTPAILEKAGVLVGLHTDDGILDSRRFLRSAGLAVRAGMTRQGALAAVTLANATMLGLDKRVGSLEPGKDADFIVLSGDPLSVYTHVEQTWVEGRMVFDRSDPADHLQAVGGPGAGESRRAHLCCYTSAWDLIQAAQGGAQ
- a CDS encoding DUF4440 domain-containing protein — encoded protein: MNRKEFLTGAGAMAGVAFLPASLQAATAEEAEEIRAFVREVYRVYSVTMDPVAYRALLAEGYLLLEHGEIMTVDQDVAALPKPENDFKRTDGFEFHQVKAAGDMAWAVYTLRSDIYDSKRGARHRDYLESMVLRRSGKGWQVALLHSTRIEPARK
- a CDS encoding sulfatase-like hydrolase/transferase — protein: MNLLRLATVLLLTALGGHAAQERPNIVWLTSEDHGPEMGCYGDPLARTPNIDALAAQGMRYRLVWSTAPVCAPARTAIISGLYPLSSGGIHMRSMVSLPPGMHLYPHYLRAAGYYTTNNDKEDYNLRAPADLWDESSKTAHWRNRAPGQPFFAIFNSMKSHESQIRKRPHVAVTDPAKVRVPAYHPDTPEVRQDWAQYYDKVSEADADAGARLREIEAAGLAEDTIIFYYGDHGSGMPRSKRRPSNSGLHVPLVVYFPERWRHLAPADYTPGGESARFVSFVDLAPTLLSLGGTPPPAWMQGQAFAGPHAAPGRALLFGERGRMDERLDLVRSVTDGRYVYVRNYLPQVSQGQHVGYQFQTPTTRIWRAHFDQGKTNAAQSLFWQVPKAPEELYDLTTDPDEVHNLAARPEHRPVLERLREALRSHLLESRDLGFLPERELHARASGDTPYALGRDAARYPLEIILETAELASGLDPAATPVLVKRAQHADSAVRYWAILGLRLRGADTVRAEEGALSRALADESPDVRIVAAEAFGHFGTAEQRRAALEVLRGLASPQENGVFVSLSALQAIEALGERAAELHPFVAGLDPRSPLPDPRFNGYVASLIESITGKPPARQP